The Epilithonimonas zeae genome contains a region encoding:
- a CDS encoding peptide deformylase, which yields MRNFTFLLLLLIGFHGFSQKFSKEEKALILADDVKTALPIYQTDNEEQHRVLLAQSEEISPKDKTLPILIERMRLALAGTGGGVGIAAPQVGINRRVVLVQRFDKTGLPVEYFINPTIVWRSELLNKGPEGDLSIENFRDAFYRSYAIRLEYYDLENKKHDEMVEGFTAVIFQHEIDHLSGILIPDKLEKEKNESYKKLEFFKKSSSTSR from the coding sequence ATGCGGAATTTTACTTTCCTTTTATTACTTCTGATAGGCTTTCACGGGTTTTCTCAAAAATTTTCTAAAGAAGAAAAAGCGCTCATCCTGGCAGACGATGTGAAGACGGCACTGCCAATCTATCAAACGGATAACGAAGAGCAACACAGGGTTTTGCTAGCGCAATCAGAAGAGATTTCTCCAAAAGATAAAACATTGCCGATTTTGATTGAAAGAATGAGGTTGGCTTTGGCTGGAACTGGCGGTGGTGTTGGGATTGCGGCGCCTCAGGTTGGGATTAATAGGAGAGTGGTTTTGGTTCAGCGCTTTGATAAAACCGGACTTCCTGTGGAATATTTTATCAATCCGACAATCGTTTGGCGTTCGGAATTGTTGAACAAAGGTCCGGAAGGCGACCTTTCCATCGAGAATTTCCGGGATGCTTTCTATAGAAGTTATGCCATCCGTCTGGAATATTATGACCTTGAAAATAAGAAACACGACGAAATGGTGGAAGGCTTCACTGCTGTAATTTTTCAGCACGAGATAGACCACCTGTCGGGAATTTTGATTCCGGATAAATTGGAAAAAGAAAAGAATGAGTCTTATAAAAAACTGGAATTCTTTAAGAAAAGCAGTTCTACATCAAGATAG
- a CDS encoding phage holin family protein, translating to MNFIIRLLITAISAFLLSKILSGVHFDSFGSTIIFAIVLGLLNLIVKPILSILSLPITILTLGLFSFVINALIILLAAYVMGSMQVDGFWWALLFSILLSLVTSAFSTIFESND from the coding sequence ATGAACTTTATTATCCGTTTGCTGATAACTGCAATTTCAGCATTTTTACTCAGCAAAATCCTTTCAGGCGTCCATTTTGACAGCTTTGGTTCAACTATTATCTTCGCTATCGTTTTGGGATTACTGAATCTGATTGTCAAACCAATCTTGTCAATTTTATCATTACCTATTACGATTTTAACACTTGGATTATTTTCCTTCGTCATCAATGCATTAATTATCCTATTGGCGGCGTATGTTATGGGAAGTATGCAAGTCGATGGCTTCTGGTGGGCATTGCTGTTCAGTATTTTACTGTCGCTAGTGACATCAGCTTTCTCTACAATATTTGAAAGTAACGATTAA
- a CDS encoding SDR family oxidoreductase, giving the protein MKVFVTGASGFVGSAVVKELLSNGHQVIGLARSEESAKSVREAGAEVLMGDLESLDILQKGAREADGVIHTAFIHDFSDYQSNAIKDQKAIEAMGEVLKGTDKPIVVTGGTLGLPLINGKITEESKAPAESIRFSEKAFLDLSESGINASIVRLSPSVYGNSELGFKGGFGVMLAEMSKAKGFSAYIGDGSNVWPTVHRLDAAKLFRLALEKNEKGARYNAVNNDKQLSMKEFAELIGEKLNIPVKSLSAEEAPEYFTWMTFFVGADCPATSLQTQEKLGWNPSEKSFAEELNQYFF; this is encoded by the coding sequence ATGAAAGTATTTGTAACAGGAGCTTCAGGGTTTGTAGGCTCAGCAGTAGTAAAGGAATTATTATCAAACGGACATCAAGTCATTGGATTGGCACGCTCAGAAGAATCTGCGAAGTCTGTGAGAGAAGCAGGAGCAGAAGTTTTGATGGGAGATTTAGAAAGTCTTGATATTTTACAAAAAGGAGCAAGAGAAGCGGACGGAGTGATTCACACGGCTTTTATTCACGATTTTTCGGATTATCAAAGTAATGCAATTAAAGACCAAAAAGCAATCGAAGCAATGGGTGAAGTTCTGAAAGGAACCGATAAACCGATTGTAGTAACAGGCGGAACATTAGGATTGCCATTGATTAATGGAAAAATAACGGAAGAAAGTAAAGCACCGGCAGAATCAATCCGATTTTCTGAAAAAGCATTTTTAGACTTGTCAGAATCTGGAATTAATGCATCTATTGTTCGTCTTTCTCCAAGTGTTTACGGAAATTCAGAGCTTGGTTTCAAAGGTGGTTTTGGTGTAATGCTGGCTGAAATGTCTAAAGCTAAAGGTTTCTCAGCTTACATAGGTGACGGAAGTAATGTTTGGCCAACTGTTCATCGTTTGGACGCTGCGAAGTTGTTTCGTTTAGCTCTTGAAAAAAATGAAAAAGGAGCGAGATATAACGCAGTCAATAATGATAAACAATTATCAATGAAAGAATTTGCAGAACTGATTGGGGAAAAACTCAATATTCCTGTGAAATCTTTATCCGCAGAAGAAGCTCCAGAATATTTTACTTGGATGACGTTTTTTGTTGGAGCAGATTGTCCGGCAACAAGCTTGCAAACTCAGGAAAAATTAGGATGGAATCCTTCTGAGAAAAGTTTTGCCGAGGAACTGAATCAATATTTCTTCTAA
- the trpB gene encoding tryptophan synthase subunit beta has product MNYQNPDKNGYYGDFGGAFVPEMLYPNVAELQEKYIQIIESEEFQNEFQDLLKNYVGRATPLYFAKNLSEKYQTQIYLKREDLNHTGAHKINNALGQALLAKKLGKHRIIAETGAGQHGVATATACALLGLECIVYMGEVDIARQSPNVARMKMLGATVIPATSGSKTLKDAVNEALRDWINNPSTTHYIIGSVVGPHPFPDLVARFQSVISKEIKEQLNEKIGRENPDYIIACVGGGSNAAGTFYHYVNEESVKIIAAEAGGFGVDSGKSAATTFLGTLGILHGSQSLVMQTEDGQVIEPHSISAGLDYPGIGPMHANLFNQKRAEFFSINDDEALKSAFELTKIEGIIPALESAHALAVLDKKKFEKDDVVVICLSGRGDKDMQTYLKHL; this is encoded by the coding sequence ATGAACTACCAAAACCCAGATAAAAACGGCTATTACGGCGATTTCGGAGGCGCTTTCGTTCCCGAAATGCTTTACCCGAATGTTGCCGAATTACAGGAAAAATATATCCAAATCATCGAATCCGAAGAATTCCAAAATGAATTTCAGGATTTGCTGAAAAACTATGTTGGACGCGCTACACCACTTTATTTTGCGAAGAATCTGAGCGAAAAATATCAGACTCAAATCTATCTAAAAAGAGAAGATTTGAATCACACCGGAGCGCATAAAATCAACAATGCTTTAGGACAAGCTTTGCTCGCAAAAAAATTAGGAAAACATAGAATCATTGCTGAAACCGGAGCCGGACAACACGGTGTTGCAACGGCGACTGCCTGCGCACTTCTTGGCTTGGAATGCATTGTTTATATGGGCGAAGTTGATATTGCGAGACAATCTCCCAATGTTGCTCGAATGAAGATGCTTGGCGCAACTGTGATTCCTGCAACTTCCGGTTCAAAAACTTTGAAAGACGCTGTGAATGAAGCTTTGCGAGACTGGATTAATAATCCTTCCACAACGCATTACATTATTGGAAGTGTGGTTGGTCCGCATCCATTTCCTGATTTGGTAGCGAGATTTCAAAGTGTTATTTCGAAAGAAATTAAAGAACAACTGAACGAAAAAATTGGGAGAGAAAATCCTGATTATATAATCGCTTGCGTTGGCGGCGGAAGTAATGCCGCAGGAACTTTTTATCATTATGTAAATGAAGAAAGTGTGAAAATTATTGCGGCGGAAGCTGGCGGTTTCGGCGTTGATTCAGGGAAATCTGCAGCGACAACTTTTCTTGGAACTTTAGGAATTTTACACGGAAGTCAAAGTCTCGTAATGCAGACAGAAGACGGGCAAGTCATAGAGCCTCATTCAATTTCTGCAGGTTTGGATTATCCGGGAATTGGTCCGATGCACGCCAATCTGTTCAACCAAAAAAGAGCAGAATTTTTCAGTATTAATGATGACGAAGCTTTGAAATCTGCCTTTGAACTGACAAAAATCGAAGGCATCATTCCGGCTTTGGAGAGTGCACACGCTTTGGCTGTTTTGGATAAAAAGAAATTTGAAAAAGATGATGTTGTCGTGATTTGCCTTTCTGGTCGTGGCGATAAGGATATGCAAACGTATTTGAAACATCTTTAA
- a CDS encoding Crp/Fnr family transcriptional regulator has product MSEILKNYFHKVLPDFTDEKFDFILYKSQLIKLQRKEIVCKQGEVCNLKIFVAKGLLRNYSISEDGNEHILQFVNEMSWTTDPESFYNNTPSKLNIEAMETSEIFAFNLDDFAELREQIPELNIFVENILTRKSMEIHKRLLMNISSSPEEKYLDFINTYPDIFNRVPLHMVASYLGLSRETLSRVRRNILKTVI; this is encoded by the coding sequence ATGTCAGAGATTCTTAAAAATTACTTTCATAAAGTTCTTCCCGATTTTACAGATGAAAAGTTTGATTTCATTCTATATAAAAGTCAATTAATAAAACTTCAGCGCAAGGAAATCGTTTGTAAACAAGGCGAAGTCTGCAATCTGAAAATCTTTGTTGCAAAAGGACTTTTGAGAAATTATTCTATATCTGAAGATGGCAATGAACACATTCTCCAATTCGTGAATGAAATGTCTTGGACAACCGACCCCGAAAGTTTCTATAACAACACACCTTCAAAACTTAATATCGAAGCAATGGAAACTTCAGAAATTTTCGCCTTCAATCTTGATGATTTTGCTGAACTAAGAGAACAAATCCCTGAACTCAATATTTTTGTAGAAAACATCTTGACAAGAAAATCAATGGAGATTCATAAACGTCTTTTGATGAATATCAGTAGCAGTCCGGAAGAAAAATATCTGGATTTCATTAATACATATCCTGACATTTTCAATAGAGTTCCTTTGCATATGGTCGCTTCTTATCTGGGACTTTCCAGAGAAACCTTGTCGCGTGTCCGAAGAAATATTTTAAAAACAGTGATTTAA
- the trpA gene encoding tryptophan synthase subunit alpha: protein MKKLNIYFTAGVPKLDDTGKIAKLIQESGADMMEIGIPYSDPVADGPVIQDAHSLALKNGMSIKKLFEQLAEVKDSVTIPKILMGYLNPVLQFGFENFCQKCAEVGISGLIIPDLPPIEFENKYGEILKKYNLNFTFLVTPETSEERIKYLDSLSSGFLYAVSSSSTTGNENAVLKNENYLDRLASLDLKNPVFIGFGIKDKSDFENVTEKAQGGIIGTAFVKILLENQDWEAKAESFIRSVKN, encoded by the coding sequence ATGAAAAAACTAAACATATATTTCACTGCAGGAGTTCCAAAACTTGATGATACCGGAAAAATTGCCAAACTGATTCAGGAATCGGGTGCAGATATGATGGAAATAGGAATTCCTTATTCTGACCCAGTTGCAGATGGACCTGTGATTCAGGATGCGCATTCTTTGGCTTTGAAAAATGGAATGAGCATCAAAAAGCTGTTCGAACAATTAGCAGAAGTCAAAGATTCTGTGACCATTCCGAAGATTTTGATGGGTTATTTGAATCCAGTTCTTCAATTTGGATTCGAAAACTTTTGTCAGAAATGTGCAGAAGTTGGCATTTCTGGATTGATTATTCCTGATTTACCACCCATTGAATTCGAAAATAAATATGGCGAAATTCTTAAAAAATACAATCTGAATTTCACTTTTCTAGTAACTCCAGAAACTTCGGAAGAACGTATTAAATATCTTGATTCTTTAAGTTCAGGGTTCTTGTACGCTGTAAGTTCTTCTTCAACAACGGGAAACGAAAATGCAGTTTTAAAAAATGAGAATTATCTTGATAGATTGGCTTCTTTAGATTTGAAAAATCCAGTTTTCATCGGATTTGGAATCAAGGATAAATCGGATTTTGAGAATGTGACAGAGAAAGCGCAAGGCGGAATCATCGGAACTGCTTTCGTGAAGATTCTATTGGAAAATCAGGATTGGGAAGCAAAAGCGGAAAGCTTTATCAGAAGTGTAAAGAATTAA
- a CDS encoding winged helix-turn-helix transcriptional regulator: MKKQPVVNNTSICKNRITAIKDTMELLSGKWKFHIVGTLLQSDKLRFMDLLREVEGIGTKMLSKELQDLEMNHLISRTVLNTKPVTVEYQITEFGKTLSPIIDEIANFGMNYRASLYGKTK, translated from the coding sequence ATGAAAAAACAACCTGTAGTCAACAATACTTCGATTTGCAAAAACCGAATCACAGCCATCAAAGACACAATGGAATTACTCTCCGGAAAATGGAAATTCCATATCGTAGGAACATTGCTCCAAAGTGATAAATTAAGATTTATGGACCTTTTGCGGGAAGTTGAAGGCATCGGAACCAAAATGCTCTCCAAAGAACTGCAAGACCTGGAAATGAACCATCTCATCAGCCGAACCGTGCTGAACACAAAACCTGTAACAGTAGAATACCAAATCACAGAATTCGGGAAAACACTTTCCCCAATCATAGACGAAATTGCCAATTTCGGGATGAACTACCGTGCTTCTCTTTACGGCAAAACCAAATAG
- a CDS encoding DsbA family protein: protein MNEQTKNNPLLCDAETGVCGLPEVGNNDNISIETKEKSVKVIYFTDPICSSCWGIEPQLRKMKLEYGKEIDVEYHMGGLLPDWSYNSGGISKPSDVAHHWDEVSGYYDMPIDGDVWLEDPLDSSYPPSIAFKAAQLQSNEKAILFMRELREFVFLKKKNIARWENIALAAKKVNLDVNQLKSDYEGKAKTLFENDLKLARELGVRGFPTLFFVNPRGETQTVYGTKPYPFYETAILTVNPKATKAEFAKDWESLFKKYNSLTAKEFAELSGKNRKESERILDELSSQKKLEKFTTKNGSMWTLIN, encoded by the coding sequence ATGAACGAACAAACAAAGAACAATCCATTACTTTGCGATGCAGAAACAGGCGTTTGTGGACTTCCTGAAGTTGGAAATAATGATAATATCTCCATCGAGACCAAAGAAAAATCTGTTAAAGTCATCTATTTTACAGACCCAATCTGCTCTTCCTGCTGGGGAATAGAACCGCAGTTGAGAAAAATGAAACTGGAATATGGTAAAGAAATCGATGTAGAATATCATATGGGTGGACTTTTACCGGATTGGAGCTACAATAGCGGTGGAATCAGCAAACCTTCTGATGTTGCGCACCATTGGGATGAAGTAAGTGGATATTACGATATGCCGATTGATGGCGATGTATGGCTGGAAGACCCGCTAGATTCTTCTTATCCGCCTTCGATTGCTTTCAAGGCAGCTCAATTGCAGAGTAATGAAAAAGCGATTCTGTTTATGCGAGAACTGAGAGAATTCGTTTTCCTGAAAAAGAAAAATATCGCCAGATGGGAAAATATCGCTTTGGCAGCAAAGAAAGTCAATCTGGATGTTAATCAATTGAAATCTGACTACGAAGGAAAAGCAAAAACTCTTTTTGAAAATGATTTGAAGTTGGCAAGAGAACTTGGAGTAAGAGGTTTTCCGACTTTGTTCTTCGTGAATCCAAGAGGTGAAACTCAAACTGTTTACGGAACTAAACCTTATCCTTTCTACGAAACCGCAATTCTTACCGTCAATCCAAAAGCAACAAAAGCTGAGTTTGCGAAAGATTGGGAATCTCTCTTCAAGAAATATAATTCTCTTACAGCAAAAGAATTTGCTGAATTATCGGGCAAAAACAGAAAAGAAAGTGAAAGAATCTTGGACGAATTATCTTCTCAGAAAAAACTGGAAAAGTTTACGACCAAAAATGGTTCAATGTGGACGTTGATTAATTAG